A single Anopheles funestus chromosome 2RL, idAnoFuneDA-416_04, whole genome shotgun sequence DNA region contains:
- the LOC125762221 gene encoding F-box/LRR-repeat protein 7, producing the protein MTHQQRRVAPVECPLASLGRNTPSMDTRQYHHPLSSSPLDPQAYQMSRSSPILTLESDLYPPDSGGLLSTGCKGEQPPDGGVPDGSGGGSGGGVSNGSLLSRSSSSSLDQNGSFLHQALPLPLHPPPTVNGHHGHRRDYRPVRPRTYTPIDALLTNTYQQHHQRLSPVLRGSQGGYHHPDDPPPPGLGGLSEADRYFLEEKMDALYIQGAIRRNANATPSSLTRNQSSSSNNTERYYLENENIDAIYNFCRRNGGTASSVAAHNAHNSSSQTSSQAQSQVDCLDSSSPHLLRRASSPETSGSDRYLLDRIRGSPAFHSPRGTHLKAVGSADFIDGRIPLTKSQHYNDGLSRYGRFSPNLDQGYHTLVSPSPSGQQQSSIPASWTTAGNHGSGGGTNSTSSSHGSPAQTNTPVVGGNGTNGIGARPDGTTILTSLGNGHGTSLYRSGPLFDRVPDELMVRIFEWLDSSELCNIARVCRRFESVIWNPALWKIIKIKGEENSGDRAIKTILRRLCGQTRNGACPGVERVLLADGCRLTDRGLQLLSRRCPEITHLQIQNSVTITNQALSDLVTKCTNLQHLDITGCAQITCITINPGLEPPRRLLLQYLDLTDCASICDAGIKVIARNCPLLVYLYLRRCIQVTDAGLKFIPNFCIALRELSVSDCTSVTDFGLYELGKLGATLRYLSVAKCDQVSDAGLKVIARRCYKLRYLNARGCEAVSDDSINVLARSCPRLRALDIGKCDVSDAGLRALAESCPNLKKLSLRNCDMITDRGIQCIAYYCRGLQQLNIQDCQISIEGYRAVKKYCKRCIIEHTNPGFC; encoded by the exons ATGACGCACCAACAGCGACGAGTTGCACCGGTCGAATGTCCGTTGGCATCGCTGGGACGCAACACACCCTCGATGGACACCCGTCAGTATCATCATCCGCTCAGCTCCAGCCCGCTCGATCCACAAGCTTACCAGATGTCTCGAAGCTCACCGATCCTGACGCTCGAGTCCGATCTTTATCCGCCCGATTCCGGTGGCCTGCTGTCGACGGGATGCAAAGGCGAACAACCACCGGACGGTGGCGTACCGGATGGTAGTGGCGGTGGTAGCGGTGGTGGCGTTAGTAACGGTTCACTACTTTCCCGCAGTTCTTCTTCCTCGCTCGATCAAAACGGTTCCTTTCTGCATCAAGCTTTACCGCTGCCACTGCATCCACCGCCCACAGTCAATGGGCACCACGGGCACAGACGAGACTATCGGCCGGTACGGCCCCGAACCTACACCCCGATCGATGCACTACTGACCAACACAtaccagcagcaccaccaaCGGCTATCGCCGGTGTTGCGAGGCTCACAGGGAGGCTACCATCATCCAGACGATCCACCACCGCCGGGGCTGGGCGGACTGTCCGAAGCGGACCGGTACTTTCTCGAGGAGAAGATGGACGCGCTCTACATTCAAGGTGCCATTCGACGCAATGCCAACGCCACACCGTCCAGCCTGACGCGCAATCAGtcgagcagcagcaacaacaccgaACGGTACTACCTCGAGAACGAAAACATCGATGCGATCTACAACTTCTGCCGACGCAACGGTGGTACGGCGAGTTCGGTAGCGGCACACAACGCACACAATTCCTCATCGCAAACATCGTCCCAGGCGCAGTCGCAGGTGGACTGTCTTGATTCCAGCTCGCCCCATCTGCTTCGGCGTGCGTCTAGTCCGGAAACGAGTGGTTCCGATCGGTACCTGCTCGATCGGATACGTGGCTCACCGGCCTTCCATAGCCCGCGGGGGACACACTTAAAGGCCGTCGGGTCGGCAGATTTCATCGATGGAAG AATTCCACTCACCAAATCGCAACACTACAACGATGGGCTTTCGCGATACGGACGATTCTCGCCAAATCTTGACCAAGGCTACCACACGCTCGTGTCTCCTTCACCCTCGGGACAACAGCAATCATCGATTCCGGCTTCTTGGACAACGGCCGGTAATCATGGTTCGGGTGGTGGCACCAACTCAACCTCCTCCAGTCACGGAAGTCCGGCCCAAACGAACACACCCGTGGTCGGTGGAAACGGTACCAACGGTATCGGTGCCAGACCGGACGGTACAACCATTCTGACGAGTCTTGGTAATGGACACGGTACAAGCCTGTACCGGTCCGGACCACTGTTCGATCGTGTACCGGACGAGCTGATGGTGCGCATTTTCGAATGGCTAGACAGTAGCGAACTGTGCAATATTGCTCGTGTTTGCCGGCGGTTTGAATCGGTCATCTGGAATCCGGCACTGTggaagataattaaaattaaag GTGAAGAAAATAGTGGCGATCGTGCCATCAAAACCATCCTTCGAAGGCTTTGCGGTCAAACGCGAAACGGTGCCTGTCCCGGTGTGGAACGTGTGCTGCTTGCCGATGGTTGCCGACTAACGGATCGTGGGTTGCAACTGCTTTCCCGACGCTGTCCGGAGATTACGCACCTGCAGATCCAGAACAGCGTTACCATCACGAACCAGGCACTATCGGATCTGGTAACCAAGTGTACAAACCTGCAGCATCTAGACATAACGG GTTGTGCCCAAATTACGTGCATTACCATTAATCCAGGGTTGGAACCACCGAGACGACTGCTGCTACAGTATCTGGACCTAACCGACTGTGCGTCGATCTGTGACGCTGGTATCAAAGTCATTGCCCGTAACTGTCCCCTGCTGGTCTACCTATACCTTCGACGGTGTATACAAGTAACAG ATGCCGGGCTTAAGTTTATTCCAAACTTCTGTATCGCGTTACGTGAACTAAGCGTCTCGGACTGTACCAGCGTAACGGACTTTGGACTGTACGAGCTGGGAAAGCTCGGTGCAACCCTGCGATATCTTTCCGTTGCCAAGTGCGATCAAGTTTCGGACGCCGGGTTGAAGGTGATCGCTCGAAGGTGCTACAAGCTGCGCTATCTGAATGCCCGCGGTTGTGAAGCGGTTAGTGACGACTCGATCAATGTGCTGGCCCGCTCCTGTCCACGGTTGCGGGCGCTCGACATTGGCAAGTGCGATGTGAGCGATGCCGGGCTGCGAGCTCTCGCCGAAAGCTGTCCGAATCTGAAGAAGCTAAGCCTACGCAACTGCGATATGATCACGGACCGGGGGATACAGTGCATTGCGTATTACTGTCGGGGGTTGCAGCAGCTTAACATTCAAGATTGTCAAATCTCGATCGAAGGTTACCGGGCGGTCAAGAAGTACTGCAAACGGTGCATTATCGAGCATACCAATCCTGGGTTTTGCTAG
- the LOC125762224 gene encoding uncharacterized protein LOC125762224 has product MQSFRIATFVPVLLLLLLAALVDGWPYPRPLPQNLRRLPRRNDFVAYNLHRIIRPRDVNDLDVDQARKAMHDVHETIAEVQRLLSLDPSLPRLTRGEIEELFENVTREEFTKSLRAGDHHRAQHMRALMLVLPYHANNMSPENLQKIYTRPPVTRIVGAASNTKPIGVEKLPITPARLVASTTTAATTTTTAVPTTSGQRTTTAAIPVTTIRFTTPRPTTFHPTLPERMRDATHRKENLNDILASIGLSQSSEELSTPPTFRPLPVVVTTIAPSSSSTPEDPSNNAINVDDPKVAQELKDLLRSFGLLKEADSAASANSPLPHAERLVDIQPAALVLHEPLKVEESTPTIEEPKKLEVETTGGLTQASVKPDDYIAFKPLPIGTSNDDGGTKPIDEELDALLKSFGLVGPGPRNKKSMHPEMTQKPPMVMKSVPSIDADLVAPQLMSVLGTLGIQMKSGQQQASLSTGATPLVRRREKTPRKLDPPLDQTPSAAHLRVSNEDYQKLEQLWQTVKQLEKLNASLTDDSLAVLNPKHYNLSPSLLAQGPDPLLDGIDDRERLNEIKKRQEPATSTTATATTVLNDESAATESDSPFRFSLQLNTSGSGTTSDDTEQDDSLAKTTTSDITPDTTTNPTTTTSSTTTSTTESARNAALEDSFPSSDLAGDPVNEEPLPPPRRNGFYFLYDWNTFLEVGEEPNKVIIRYSPQAGDPSRFLPVTVP; this is encoded by the exons ATGCAGTCCTTTAGGATTGCAACGTTTGTGCCTGTATTGCTACTTCTGCTACTAGCAGCACTGGTCGATGGATGGCCTTATCCGCGACCTTTACCACAGAACTTAAGAAGACTGCCAAGGCGGAACGATTTTGTTGCCTATAATTTGCACCGCATCATACGACCGCGCGATGTAAACGATCTGGATGTTGATCAGGCGCGGAAAGCCATGCACGATGTACACGAAACGATCGCTGAAGTACAACGGTTGCTGTCACTCGATCCTTCCCTTCCCAGATTAACGAG gGGAGAAATCGAAGAACTGTTCGAAAATGTGACCCGCGAAGAGTTTACCAAATCGCTACGCGCTGGAGATCACCATCGGGCGCAGCATATGCGAGCGCTCATGCTAGTATTACCGTACCATGCAAATAACATGTCGCCGGAAAATTTACAAAAGATATACACCCGTCCACCAGTGACGCGAATTGTTGGTGCAGCTTCCAACACGAAACCGATCGGTGTTGAAAAGTTGCCAATAACACCGGCACGGTTAGTTGCCAgcactactactgctgctactactaccaccaccgcAGTACCAACAACATCTGGCCAACGCACGACGACCGCTGCCATCCCGGTAACGACGATCCGTTTTACAACACCGCGCCCAACGACTTTCCATCCAACGCTACCGGAGCGAATGCGTGATGCTACTCACCGGAAGGAAAATCTGAACGATATTCTTGCCTCGATTGGGTTATCGCAAAGCTCGGAGGAACTTTCCACCCCTCCAACGTTCCGTCCGTTGCCAGTGGTAGTAACGACAATAGCACCTTCCTCTTCGTCAACGCCGGAAGATCCTAGCAACAATGCAATCAATGTGGATGATCCGAAGGTGGCACAAGAGCTTAAGGATCTGCTGCGTTCGTTCGGTTTGCTAAAGGAAGCGGACAGTGCTGCCAGTGCGAATAGTCCACTGCCACACGCGGAACGACTTGTCGACATACAGCCGGCCGCACTGGTACTGCACGAACCGCTCAAGGTGGAAGAATCAACACCAACGATCGAGGAACCGAAGAAGCTGGAAGTTGAAACTACTGGAGGGCTTACACAAGCGAGCGTTAAACCGGATGACTATATTGCCTTCAAACCGCTACCGATCGGAACATCTAACGATGATGGTGGCACGAAACCAATCGACGAAGAGCTGGACGCATTGCTAAAGTCTTTCGGTTTGGTTGGTCCTGGTCCACGGAACAAGAAATCGATGCATCCGGAAATGACACAAAAACCTCCGATGGTGATGAAATCGGTTCCTTCCATCGATGCAGACCTAGTAGCACCACAGTTAATGTCCGTGCTGGGAACGCTAGGTATACAGATGAAATCTGGCCAACAACAGGCTTCCCTATCTACCGGAGCGACACCGTTAGTCCGAAGAAGGGAGAAAACGCCACGTAAACTAGATCCACCTCTAGATCAAACACCATCGGCAGCTCATTTGCGTGTCAGCAATGAGGATTACCAGAAGTTGGAACAGCTGTGGCAGACGGTAAAGCAACTCGAGAAGCTAAACGCATCCCTCACGGACGATTCGCTCGCGGTGCTCAATCCGAAACATTACAATCTAAGCCCATCGCTGTTGGCACAGGGTCCGGATCCGCTACTCGATGGCATAGATGATCGCGAACGATTGAACGAGATCAAAAAGCGTCAAGAACCGGCCACAAGTACTACCGCGACTGCCACTACGGTTCTTAACGATGAGAGTGCAGCAACGGAGAGCGATAGTCCGTTCCGTTTCAGTTTACAGCTTAACACGAGCGGTAGTGGCACAACAAGCGATGATACCGAGCAGGACGATTCGTTAGCTAAGACAACAACCAGCGACATTACACCTGATACGACGACGAACCCCACCACTACGACTTCCTCTACAACTACTTCAACGACGGAGAGTGCTCGAAATGCTGCATTGGAAGATTCGTTTCCCTCATCCGATCTGGCCGGTGATCCTGTGAATGAGGAACCGTTGCCACCTCCTCGTCGTAACGGGTTCTACTTTTTGTACGATTGGAACACGTTCCTGGAGGTGGGCGAAGAACCGAACAAGGTCATTATCCGTTACAGCCCACAGGCAGGAGATCCGAGCCGGTTCCTACCTGTCACCGTACCTTAG